aattgagtttttgaggcattgaaggacataaggttccttctgtcccaatcggaaatgatagcaaggtctgaggttaagcgttctgcagcctccagtgtggagtcatgtacttcctgttttgatggtcttctattgaaagaagtttaataatgcagagtggagtcatcggcgcatgagtggacaggacagtttgttatggaaagatcattgatgaataacaggaagagagtgggtgataggacagagccctgtggaacgccactgttgataggtttaggggaagagcagtgaccgtctaccaccgcagagatagaacggccagaaaggaaactggagataaaggaacagagagagggatagaatccgaaagagggcagtttagaaagcaaagactggtgccagactctatcgaaggctttcgatatgtctagcgcaacagagaaagtttcaccaaaactgctaagagaggatgaccaagagtcagttaagagagcaagaagatcgccagtagaacgccccttacggaatccatactggcgatcagatagaagattagaagtggaaaggtgcttttgaatcttccggttaaggattgattcaaaagctttagatagacatgaaagtaaagctattgggcggtagtttgagggattggagcggtcacccttcttgggcacaggctgtacaaaggcatacttccagcaggaaggaaaggtagatgttgataggcagagacgaaagagtttgaccaggcagggtgtcagcacagaagcacagtttttaaggacaataggaggcactccatcaggtccataagccttctgagagttgaggccagagagggcatagaaaacatcattaggaagaatcttaataacaggcataaaggagtcagaggtgggatgagtaggaggaatatgcccagaatcgtccaaagtggagttcttacagaaatatatatatatatatatatatatatatatatatatatatatatatatatatatatatatatatatatattccataaatagataacgtacagactaacagtgagacagatcgtcACGCGCAGGTCATCggtagatctgtaaacaatggaggTTTCCCCAGGCCAAGCCACCGGGCTCAAGTTAGAGTGGATGGACTACAGCAGCCTGAATGCTGGCTGGCCTCACTGATTTTGTTGGCGTGACCAGCCTTGCCACTCCTTGGCTTttttttactagatcttggcttttggGCTGAGACTTTGgcgccttgtcttttttttcccttgaaaacaggctaatctaggctttttttttaattctctcctgCTTGGCTGTTCCCTTCGCTCGTGTCCCTGCCCTCTCACCCCCTCATCCCCCACTCAACCTCTCATTCAGTCTtggtctctggctccctacccctctcctacccaacAACTCCCCTCCGGGCCTTCCCCACCattgcccatccactcctagccctctccccttacccatcgtcttccacgccacctcccctGGACCCCAACCCAATAGAGTTCCCCCACCCTCCCGGCACACCGCAGCCACTCCatgtttcccctctccctgcccaacaGCGAAATGGTGTCGCTCGTATGTGGATCTTCACTTTATTGTAGCTTGTAATTGCTAATTACCCAatgacctgcaatttatgtaagaagtgttttgattacaACTCTATCCGGAAGGTTACAgtatatacacaacataatcagtgTTATCAGTGTGTAGAATATATTAATTACTATGCGTATTCACATTGCAGGCAATACGAGGCCCTCatcacacattgcccatctaatgtggccctgccaGCCAAAAAGGTTGAGCACCACTGCTCTGcatagaaggctgtacatgcttctacattaaaagtgAGGCCATGCTCAATATATAATGAACACacattatacagaggaagtgtgagggatcaaggcgagtgtggaacatttcttctcagcttctacggtataaagacaaggaaatgctggtgtttttctatgaaaacctgtacatacatTCTTAGTGCATATACTGAAGCAGTTGAATTACTAAAAAACATGAaatgtggaagaaataaggcagacaagtTCATTTACTCCGACGAGCAGGGAGCGAGAAAcgcaatgttttgggtggaattgctGACTCCGGCcaccggctaagctccgcccacccctaccccccatgcTTCACCTCAGTGTGAAGAGcggcccgctgagggccactccatgtattatttcTCCAAGGTTttgctgcgtgtgtgtgggggggggctgtcGCTGCACGTCACTGTGTTGGTTTGCGACGCACGGAGGACAATGAGCCGAATATCTTATTTTTAGGTAATTAAAGCGAAGCTACATTACTACATTATCGATAAGTGTGGGGCTGATTTCACTATTCATGAATACCGTAAGGCTTTGGTGGTGTGGCCTCTAAACACTTTATGCTTTACTTTTTTACTCGTACTGTGTCGCCTGCTATGGATCTTCTCCACGGCAATGGCAAAAGCAAATGTAATATTTTCAGACTCTGCCAAGCGCGTGGCGGCCCGGGAGCAGCCGGACGAGGTCGCCGGTGCCGCCTCAGGCTCGGCGGGGCCGAGTCGAGGTCGCGCCGCTACGTCCTGGCATGGCCCTAGTTGCCGCAGGGAGGTCCACTAAGGCCGGCGCCGCGCCACACGGTAATTGTTCCGCCAGCGCCGCAGGGTGGCACACGGCTCAGACTCACCGCGGGCTGGAGGAAGAGTTTGAGCGTCGGCGCCGCGCCTTGTTGCGTGCGTGTGCCCTGCACGACGCGCGGGCCGCCTACCCGGACATGGCCTGGCGGCAGAATTACAGACACATGTTGGCGGGGACGTTGACGCTCTTCAAGGTGCCCAAGGTAGGTCGCTTGTGTCTTGTAAGAATGCATTCAAAGAACTAAGTCTCTTCACTTTGGGAGTATATATTCTTGATACAaaactagattttttttttgtgatttagCATATTTCTATTTATCGTCTGTGTCAAAGGTTTGAGGCCTAAAACATGGTTCCTGCAGGCCGGGTCCTCGGCGGTGAAGGACTTCGTGTCTCGGATGGCGCAGCAGACTTGGGCGACGCCGCGGCCGCTGAGCGCAGTGGTGGTGCGGCACCCGCTGGCCAGGCTGGCCTCCGCTTACAGGTTACCTTGACAGCCCTTCTGTTCCCTCAGGGCATGACCAACGCTTGTGACATACAAGGCTGCGGGCGACACCCACTTGCGTGTTCAGAAAGCCTGGCATCTTGATGGTGGTTTAGATCTTAACTCAAAATGGATGCGTCCAGGATGCAATGAACCACTTCATGCCTCCAAGGAATGACACACCTGAAAACTTTGTATTTTCTAAATTCATTAAAATCTGGTCGAGCTAAGGACCTAAGGAGAATGTGACCTATGAAATTATTTAATTACAGATTATCTCTTAGTCTTGAAGTAATCTCAGTCTAGCGGAGGCACCCGCTCTTTTTCCAATTTTGACACAACACGTAAGGCTTCGTGTCTGATTCTCATTAACGACGAAAAGTGGGGAAAAGATACTGACGGGAATGGTGAATGTTTTCCTCGTGTCTTGATAATTTCCGATCTCAAGCCTTGCAcgtgtccttccttccctgcagagACAAGTACCTGGGCGGCGCGCCGCTCTTCCAGTACGACGCTGCGTGGCGCAAGGCGACGCAAGGCATCGAGACGTGGGACTGGCGGTTCGCCAAGTACTGGCTGCCGGCGCTCGTGTCCACCGGGGCTCTGAAGCCAACTCGTGAGTTTAATGAAACATTGGACAGGATTAGAAGAGCGTACAAGATTTACGTGAACCATTACGCCAGTCAGACAGGAGCTCTCTTGGCCAAGCCATCACGAACGGAAAAACTATTTTATGGTGTGACAGAAATGAACACCGTCCACCAGATGTTGTCGTCTGGCACTTCTGAGGCCTTCGTCACGACGTTCGGGAGGGGCTATGACCTGCGGGACCTGGTGATGCGGTTCCGGAACACGTTCTTCACCTTCAGCCAGTTCCTGTGGCACGTGGTCTGGACGCACGACGCGGGCGTGGCAGACGAGCACTGGATGACCTACACCGAGGCGTGCGATCCGTGCCGGGTGAAGTTCGACTACATCCTGAAGCTGGAGACGATCCAGGAGGAGATCCAGTACCTGTTCTGCGGGGTGCTAGGCTTCCAGGGCGAGGCCACTTTCCGGTGAGGCATCGCAGCCACGCCTCCTCGCCCGCTCAGACCGGGAGTACTACGCCAACTTGAGCACGGAGCTGATGCGCCGACTGCTGGGCATCTACAGGCACGACTTCGCCATCTTTGACTACAGCCAAGGCCAGTAGTGCGTGAGGCTGAAAACGAATGGACTGGGACTCGCTTTGTCAAATGTTTGGGGCTCTTGTTGGGACCGTTTAGGAGGCTACAGAGGAGATACGGTTGTCACGAGTGTTCTTCccgttcacggcgcagaagccttCCCAAATAACCACCAGGCTCAAgaaatcacccatggaaaccctGACAACTTGTGGGAGGGTCTTTTGAAGTAGGTGTACCAAGGCTTCGAAGAGTTTGAGAAAATGGGACTGGGGCTCTCACAAGTtactggcagggagggagggaaagcggcACCTAGGGGGAGGAGGGTTGGCAGACTTGGCGTGATACGAAGTGAATGTAACACAAGGACACACAGCTATATAAGGAGACCCCAAGAGGCCCAGAAAGACAGacggcctacacatggcagctcctgaagatgggCTGTTCATAACGTCCCATCCATAAATACGTACCTGCAACCTTCATTTAAAGCTTTCAATTGTGTTTACCTCAACTACACGCCTGGTCAgtttgttccactcacccaccagccTGTTCGTGAGCCGGTTcttgcctatttccttcctgaACCTGAATTTGTCTCACTCATACCCGTTGCTGCGTGTCCAATCATCTGTTTTTAATGTACGTACTTCATCTACATCGCTTTTGTTAATCCCTTTCAACCATTTCAAACCTCACCTAActcacaatacaatacaatacaatacaatacgtgtgtgtgtgtgtgtgtgtgtgtgtgtgtgtcataacgaCTCTTCAAGGCGTACGCTCGAGGGTTGTTTCGGGGTGCTTGTCCCACTTcacaaccaccatctccatcctaATAACGAGCCCCAACCATCAGCACTAATACACCAACACTTCAAGACCTCAACACCTCAATTCCAGCTGCTGTGTCGACCATGACGCTTCAACACCTCAACACCTTGACTGAAACAAGCCGGGCTTCAtcggaggatatatatatatatatatatatatatatatatatatatatatatatatatatatatatatatatatatatatatatatatatatatatatatatatatatatatatatatatatatatatatatatatatatatatatatatatatatatatatatatatatatatatatatatatatatatatatatatatatatatatatatatatatatatatatatacagctcaagggtacaaaaagaaaacaataataaaatataaaaggtTGCTACTGCTCGTCTataaagaatctaaagaggtggcgaaagaggtcaatttcgggaggagaggtgtcctgatacccttctcttgaaagagttcaagtcgaggcaggaggaaatacagaagaaggaagattgttccggagtttaccagcgtgagggatgaaagagtgaagatgctggttaactcttgcataaggggtttggacagtatagggatgagcatgagtagaaagtcgcatgcagcggggccgagggaggggggggaggcattgttgttgttgttgtttgataaatttattgcgCAATAGCGTCAGACAAGACAATTTTTAGCAAATGCATCGGGTTTAACTATagacaatggacacacacacacacacacacacacacacacactaaaacagaaAGCAAGTTGATGTAATATACAGATAAGTCAGAAAAATTTAGAGGGACTAGTGCCACGTAGGGCACATAACATTAGGAGAATCCACCAAAACGAGGGTGGCGCACCAGGATTGCGTCGAGGAAGTCGTGGTTCAGGAGGTGGCGGCAGACAGCATCCAACGGCTGTCCCTGGGGTAGCAAACCATGAACAGTGGGACAGGCCAGGCAGTAATGTTCAATGGTGTTCAACATCGGTGAGCGGCACAGGTGACATACCACAAATACAGGCTCCCCCTCCACCCTGACGACCTGCCACGGTGGACGGTAGCCCAGCTGCAGACGTGCGGAGACAACATTATATCTCCGGACCATGAGGCCCCGGCGTCGGTAGGAGTATTTGTGGCGGCAGACAGAGTCGTAGTGGTTGATGGTGACACTGTGAGGCCTCTCTGCATCCCTACGATGCCGTGCAGGAAGGAAGGCGGCGGAGCAGACTCTGGAGAGATggcagggcagggagagggggcGTCCATCACCACGTGGAGGCAGACGGCACGCTTCCTTCACTACGCGGTCATCTGTGGCATTGTGATACAGACCCACGAGATGGCACCCATAAAAATTTGACACACAACTGACAATCATTCATTAACCCTCTGAGTACCGATGACGATACGGTATCGTCACCACTGGATGTTACCGCCAGTACGGGTGACGATACCACATCGTCACTGAGTTACCCTTACACTCGGTCTTATTTCGCGAAAAGTTTTGGTTCCCCGAAGACCAGCCGGGTATCACGTGATAGCTAGAGAGTTGGGCTAGCCTCTCCCAGGTTCTCGTGATCCTATGGGATACGCCACAtagtgaaaacaaaggaaaagttcaGGACAGCTTACCACCCTCTGCCAAAAACAAAATGTTGCTTCCCATAATGGGTGACTTATACCCATCGtcattttataattttcaaaACCGGTCTTATTTCTAAATATAATTGTTCCAGGATGATTAGCAGGGTATCACGTGATAACCAGATACTCTCTAGCTGCTCACAGACCACCATGCCCCCAGGCGAGATGCAGCTCACGCTTGAATAAAGGCAAGGGTCATGCTGCATATTCGAGCCCGTGTGGACAGATATGGGGCCCATATTTGCGTATCAGGGCTGGGATACGTTTTCAACAAGCAAGGATGGGCTTTATTCAATACACAAGTGGTAGGCAAACCTAATTATAGTTTGCCCTAAAACGGTCGTTGTCTGTGGTTTTGCTCGTCCGCCACACCACCGCCACTCACCAGTTTCCTGACCAGACAGCTGCGTACATACTGCCTCGCTGTTCTCTATGTGAGCCTAAACAAATTTTCTACATCATGGCTCGCAACCCCAAAGACATTCTTGACACCACTAGCAAGATCAAAGCTGTGCTCGATGGAGATATTAGTCATAGTGAGAGTGACAAAGAAGAAATTTCATCAACAGACACTGACTCGTTAGAGTCAAGAGTATCTCCCTAGTGCTGACGAGATTGAATACTCATAGCTGAGAAAGGCGAAGATGAAGAGTTCTTCAGGGACCTTTCTCAGTCCTCTACTGCTGACTTATACCGCTACAGAGGCAGGGGAGCCTCTGGTCGCAGAGTGCCGTGGAAGCATTCGCAAGTTCAAGAACTAAACGTGCTGCCGCCGCTCCATCGCCACGCCCAAAACGCAAGGCTGTGTTACCCTCGCCTGCTACCACGCCCGCATCTGTGCTGCATTCAACGCCTTTGCCCACGGGAGACACTGTGGATGCAGGCGAGAAGCTGACGCGGATGATGTGGAGAATAAGAGTGGATACAAGGCTCCACGTTTGCCGAGGAGGCGACTCACGCTACCCACACAAAAGACGCTGGAGGGTCAGCAGCAGTGATGATGACCTCCCACCACGCATCATTTTCCCTCCTCGCCGTCGTGTGATACTTGGGGACGAGCCCCCTTCGATCTCTGGTGTGCCTCAGCAGGAGTCGAGGAGCAGGTCGCCACTCAGCCCCTCTCAGCCCCCTGCCACTCCAGCCAGCCTTTCCTCAACCACGCCTCCCCCTTCTTCGCAAGATGTGCCGCCACCCACCTCTTCTGCTGGCGCGCCTGCACCTACTACCGTTCATGACCGGTGGTGACGATGCAGGGGTGAGACATGATGTTAGCCGAGGGGCTAAACGGTCACGCCCGCCATCCAGCCCCTCGGCGTTTGTGATAGACGGTGAAGGCACCTAGACTGATTAGGCGTCGCCACGCAGGCCGGTGGTGCCCCATCGAACCCAAGGGCGGCGCCCAAGACCCTACCCCAGACCTTTGCCAGGCCCCATTCGGGTCAACGAAAACTGACCTGACGACGTTGCAGCAGTACCACCTCGGCGTTACAACTTCACGCCAGCAAACCAGCCAGGCCCCACGTTTTCCTTGCCATCGAATCAAGAAAATTGTCAAGCTATATTTTCCGCAATTTTCACTGATACTCTTGCCCAGCTCGTGTGCACTGCCACCAACAGATATAATGGGTATCGAAGGGTGGCAAGGTTGACCACCCACGCCTCTCTACAACGGCTTCGCTCCAGTTACCCCTGACCAGCTGTACGTTTTCCTGGCCATAGTCATCCTAATGGGGACAATAAAAAAACTCCATCCACAAGTACTGGTCCACAGACCTCTCACCGCCACCCCAGGCTTCAATCGTGTCATGGGGCAACAGGTTCCAGGCAATCCTCGGCAACTTGCACTTCATCGACAGCCTGCTTTCCCACACCTGCAACCAGGACAAGTCAAGGCGGATAAAGACCCATAGAACGAATAATAAGACCTGTGAGCGACTACCTGAGGGAGAAGATCCAGCAGGTTTCAATCCTCACCGAAGTTGGTGATTGATGAGAGTCTGTGCCTGTGGAGGGGCAACATTGGCATCCGCCAACACATACCCAGCAAGCCACCGTTATGGGTTGAAAACTTCGTCATGTGTGACTGCAAGTCTGGCTATGTCCAGGATGTGCTGTTGTACATGGGCAGCAAGACAGAGCTCGAGCCTGCCCCTGCCGACATCCTAATAGCTGGTGCTGTGGTGTGCACTTTGATGAAGCCGTACCTGAACGAGGGCCGCATCTTGTACACCGATAACTGGTACACGAGCCCCAGCTTGTGTGCATACCTTGGCAGCGTCAACACTGGCTCATGCGGCACCGTCAGGAGGAACAGGAAGCACCTGCCGCCCTCGCCATCCGCGAGAGAGGCAGACAGCAAAATTTACAAGCACGCTAACGGCATGCTCCTCCTGTCGTGGATGGACAACAAGGAGGTAAATGTCCTCTCCACGGTCCATGAACCTGTCCAGGAACTAGCCCGACGACGTCAGCGTGGTACCGGTGTTACACGCCATAGTGTCCTCCCCCGCCTAAATGTCCTCCCCCCCGTCGGGTCCCCGGTGTCGGAgcgaacataaacaaacaaaggcCAGCTGATAGCAGTCTCACGCCAGAGTGTCCACCACAACAATGGCTTCGGATCTCCGCGACAGGATTTTCCATTTTAATGAGAATTTAGTCCCGCTTAAGCAACTAATTCTTAACAACCAGTATCCACCAGGCTTGACTGGAAATCAAAGGAGAATTTTGAGAAGACAGAGGGAACATCACATGATAAAAGGTGAGTACTGATCGAGTGAAAATAGTTTATTGTTTCGGGGAAACAACAAAGGGGTACTCTTGCATTTAATAAACTCTGGTTTGTTGAAAAAGCCAGTCAGCCTGAATAGCACCCGTGAAAGTGGCAGCCACAAGCTGAGCAATACAGTGGTTTGTGTTTTATGGTTCCAGGGCTGAAGGTCAGGCTCAGGCTAGGCAGCACATACCCAGTCTTGCCCCCCCACATAATTATCAGAATTTATCTACCATCCCTTAAGGAAATCCCCTTCATTAAGAactatgaaaggaaaagaaggcccAAGCATTAAGGAAATGGCCATAAGTGTCTAGGAAGTGCTGTGGCTGCAATAAAAACAGAACACTACAAAGATGGCCACCCATGATGTGAACAAGGCACCCAAGGCAGGCCAGCTATAAAAGCTGCCAGTCAAGTGGGCAAATTACCCTTACTTTCCCCTTAAAATTACCCTGTTTGTTTTTAAAATTACTCTAGTTTGCCATCTGTtttatacataaacacacacacacacacactatataattatatatatatatatctatatatatatatagatagatataaatatatagatatatatatatatatatatatatatatatatatatatatatatatatatatatataatacgtatatatatatatatggtcaaaATGTAATATTCATACTCATCAGTGTGTACTGCTGTGTAGAGTTGTTGGTAAACCATGTCATGCCTGAGAATATAAATTAAAGTGTTTGGTGACTATATTAAGAAAATTACATTAAAAGAATCCTGATGGATCCTAGCATCATGACTCATGAGGACTGACTTCAGTTTGTGAGTATGTAGTACTATGTTATATTCAATGTGCCGTTGATAGGTcgggtgcgctctctctctctctctctctctctctctctctctctctctctctctctctctcctaaatagCTAGATTTCAGAGGGTTTTGCAGTCTGTGGTGAAATTACTTTCCAGAAATCTGTCTTTGTCTATGCTTTCTACCCCATTACTCCTGATAGTGTTCAGATTACCCAAAAAACAGGGTAATTGATTTCCCTTGCACCTGGCAGCACATGATGTTTGGCAGTGTTACGCAGATTATGACACCCTTCTGGGTTAGTGAGAATGAAGAATGTATGCAATCTGCAACGGTTGCAGGACCATCAGTGGCACACACAACACTGCAAACGCTAATCTCCATGGGAACCATAAAATAGTGGAAGAGATACATGGTCAAGGGGAGGAGACTAGAGGCCAGTAGACAAAGACACTCCTTCACCCTAAAAGGCACACAATTTCCTGAAGCCAGAACAACAGAGGCAGAGGTGTTGAGCTACcaagtgggagagaaaagaagaagtcaTTTTTGAAGGACCTGTAATTATACCATAAAAAAAGACTGTACATTTGGCATTAAAATGGAATCAGCTGTCCTATGAACACTCAAAATTGCTACATGCCCAAAGCTCCTCACACTTGGCTTGGATAAACAGATACACAATGCAAGACAAGGAAGCATTAAAGATTTGCACCAATTTGAAAATTTGTTGAGTTTGAATTAATATAACAGTTTCTTGTCAAAATCACATTCTATATTACTGAAATAATAGGCCTGGCTTAAAGCGATGGTCAGGGCTGCCACCAGGGTGCCTCGCCATAACTGTTATTTTGTCCTTCAACTGCTGTGCTAAATCCCCTCACTCACAGAATTTTCTAATGAAGAAACAGTAAATTTAAAATTAaatcaaatctaacctaactaatcTCCTAACTTAAGGCTTATGTCTTAACCCCCTTTGAAAATTAAGAAATTTATATCATTGTTATTtctaaatttttcaacctagttCAACTGTGAAAATGTTGAGATCTATTCAATGAAACGGTTAAGTTTGATTGTTTCATGGATGCTGTAAAGCAGTATATAATACCAATACTTTTACATGTGGTAAAGTTATCCTTTTGTTACAGAGAACCAGCTGTATcgcaagagaagaaacaaaatggGTTCAGATTCCTTCAACACTGGGAGAAGTGATGGATATTCTGTTTTTTATCATGTCACAAGTGGCTGTCATGTTGAAAGTTGATAAACCAAGTCCAGGATTTCTGACCATTATTACTGGCTTGGTAAGTGTCAAGGACGTCATTGCATATGTAAGTAAATAACACCTTCAGGTAAAAGTTTTATTGCACTTTATCTGTGTATATTTTAGTTATTAGTTGTATTTTTTGAAGTCCACAAAAGTGAAGGTTCAGATCATAGGTTTAGGAATTAACAAATTCACACTCAGAATATAAAATATGTAGTATATTACTGAAATGCATACTGTACTATCTGTTTTCTCTTTAATAATGCTaatatctctttctattttttattgatatttccacgctgacttactcttctgaacttgctaactgcatgcctcaccctccCGCAGCCCCAGCTGCACGCACTCTTTctaccatgctcatccctattctgtccaaacccttttatgtaagagttaaccagcatctccactctttcatccctcatgctggtaaactctgaacaatctttttatctgtattttctgcctatgacttgcactctttcaagaggaggatatcaggactttctcctcccgaaattgaccgggATTTGGATATATCTATCAATTCTTTTTTGGGGAGCAGCTTAAAAgctggctttttttcattattttttttttgtgcccttgtgctgattcatatgtttaaaaaaaaaaaaaaaaatccaccaagACAGTAT
Above is a genomic segment from Eriocheir sinensis breed Jianghai 21 chromosome 7, ASM2467909v1, whole genome shotgun sequence containing:
- the LOC126995277 gene encoding uncharacterized protein LOC126995277; the protein is MALVAAGRSTKAGAAPHGNCSASAAGWHTAQTHRGLEEEFERRRRALLRACALHDARAAYPDMAWRQNYRHMLAGTLTLFKVPKAGSSAVKDFVSRMAQQTWATPRPLSAVVVRHPLARLASAYRDKYLGGAPLFQYDAAWRKATQGIETWDWRFAKYWLPALVSTGALKPTREFNETLDRIRRAYKIYVNHYASQTGALLAKPSRTEKLFYGVTEMNTVHQMLSSGTSEAFVTTFGRGYDLRDLVMRFRNTFFTFSQFLWHVVWTHDAGVADEHWMTYTEACDPCRVKFDYILKLETIQEEIQYLFCGVLGFQGEATFR